A genome region from Alteripontixanthobacter maritimus includes the following:
- the cysK gene encoding cysteine synthase A, producing the protein MKADTILATIGNTPHIRLARIFPDHEVWVKSERANPGGSIKDRIALAMVEDAEASGALKPGGTIIEPTSGNTGIGLAMVAAVKGYKLVLVMPESMSLERRRLMLAYGATFDLTPKEGGMKAAIARAGELVEQTDGAWMPSQFDNEANYKVHVRTTSQEILKDFADAPIDAMITGVGTGGHLTGCAEELKRTWPDMKAYAVEPEASPVISGGQPGPHPIQGIGAGFIPGNLHTQAIDGAIQVDAEDAREMARRAAREEGMLVGISSGATLAAIAKKLPDLAPGARVMGFNYDTGERYLSVPDFLPEA; encoded by the coding sequence ATGAAGGCCGACACCATCCTCGCCACGATCGGCAATACGCCGCATATCCGCCTCGCCAGGATATTCCCCGATCACGAGGTCTGGGTGAAAAGCGAGCGCGCCAATCCCGGTGGCAGCATCAAGGACCGGATCGCGCTCGCCATGGTCGAGGATGCCGAGGCCAGCGGCGCGCTGAAACCGGGTGGCACGATTATCGAACCGACCAGCGGCAACACCGGGATCGGGCTTGCTATGGTTGCTGCTGTCAAAGGCTACAAGCTGGTGCTTGTGATGCCGGAATCCATGTCGCTCGAACGTCGGCGGCTCATGCTGGCCTACGGCGCGACATTCGATCTCACCCCGAAGGAAGGCGGCATGAAGGCTGCAATTGCGCGCGCTGGTGAATTGGTCGAGCAAACGGATGGCGCATGGATGCCCTCACAGTTCGACAATGAGGCGAATTACAAGGTTCATGTCCGCACGACCTCTCAGGAAATCCTCAAAGACTTCGCCGACGCTCCTATCGATGCGATGATAACCGGTGTCGGTACGGGCGGTCATCTGACCGGTTGCGCAGAAGAACTGAAGCGAACATGGCCGGATATGAAAGCCTATGCCGTCGAGCCGGAAGCTTCGCCGGTAATCTCCGGCGGACAGCCCGGCCCACACCCTATTCAAGGCATTGGTGCTGGCTTCATTCCCGGTAATTTGCACACACAGGCGATCGATGGTGCAATTCAGGTCGATGCGGAAGACGCGCGGGAAATGGCACGGCGGGCTGCGCGGGAAGAGGGTATGCTGGTGGGTATCTCCAGCGGCGCGACACTTGCGGCGATTGCGAAGAAGCTGCCTGACCTGGCGCCCGGCGCGCGCGTGATGGGTTTCAACTACGATACCGGCGAGCGATATCTGTCGGTCCCGGACTTCTTGCCCGAAGCATGA
- a CDS encoding MFS transporter, whose product MTDTASETDAAIPPAGTSPFRIANFRAYWAARLAMTLAQYAMLLIIGWQTYNIARDGGMSVGEASGQLALIGLLQFVPLFLLTPFTGLAADRFDRRNVARITVAMQLLCAAILALLTHTDAITIPALFAIAVFLGIARAFAGPALSALAPNLVPKAILPNAIALSSIAWQVGMIVGPAIGGYLYIIAPALPYAVAALLFLVCLVALSMIGKVPGPNRVGSQRPVAQIVDGLRYVVHNKMVLGAITLDLFAVFLAGATALFPVYARDILQVGSTGLSQLAAAPAVGAALTALFFSFRPLKTGVGPKMLWAVAIFGFATIGFGLSKSMPLSLALLFVVGAADMFSVYIRQSLIQMHTPDEKRGRVSSVSMLTISASNEFGDFFSGSLAFLFGPVIAVVSGGIGAVVTVALWSRVFPVLRTTRTFDPPDELIDEPDNPERDRNPDNQITQEQTP is encoded by the coding sequence GTGACCGATACCGCATCAGAGACTGACGCCGCCATACCGCCCGCTGGCACATCACCGTTCCGGATAGCCAACTTCCGCGCCTATTGGGCGGCGCGGTTAGCCATGACGCTGGCGCAGTATGCCATGCTGCTGATCATCGGATGGCAGACTTACAATATCGCGCGCGATGGCGGGATGAGCGTGGGCGAGGCCTCGGGTCAGCTGGCATTGATCGGCCTGTTGCAGTTCGTGCCGTTATTCCTGCTGACGCCGTTTACCGGACTGGCCGCGGACCGTTTCGACCGCAGGAACGTGGCACGCATCACCGTGGCCATGCAGCTCCTTTGCGCTGCAATCCTGGCATTGCTGACCCATACCGACGCTATCACCATCCCGGCGCTTTTCGCTATCGCCGTCTTTCTCGGCATTGCGCGCGCTTTTGCGGGCCCTGCACTGAGCGCGCTTGCACCGAATCTGGTGCCCAAGGCGATTTTGCCCAATGCGATCGCGCTTTCGTCCATCGCTTGGCAGGTTGGCATGATCGTCGGCCCGGCTATCGGCGGATATCTCTATATAATTGCGCCCGCCCTTCCCTATGCAGTGGCGGCGCTGCTGTTCCTTGTCTGCCTCGTTGCGCTCAGCATGATCGGCAAGGTGCCGGGGCCGAACCGTGTGGGATCGCAGCGCCCGGTTGCCCAGATCGTCGACGGGTTACGCTATGTCGTACACAACAAGATGGTGCTGGGGGCCATTACGCTTGACCTGTTTGCGGTGTTCCTCGCCGGTGCGACCGCACTGTTCCCTGTCTATGCGCGGGACATCCTGCAGGTTGGTTCGACCGGGTTGAGCCAGCTTGCCGCAGCTCCGGCTGTCGGGGCTGCGCTGACGGCATTGTTCTTCTCCTTCCGCCCGCTGAAGACCGGTGTCGGCCCGAAAATGCTGTGGGCGGTCGCGATTTTCGGGTTCGCAACCATCGGCTTCGGGCTGTCGAAATCCATGCCGCTATCGCTGGCGCTGCTGTTCGTGGTGGGAGCCGCCGACATGTTCAGCGTCTACATCCGGCAGTCGTTGATCCAGATGCACACGCCCGATGAAAAGCGCGGGCGGGTGTCGTCCGTCTCCATGCTGACGATCTCGGCAAGCAACGAATTCGGCGATTTTTTTTCAGGCAGTCTCGCGTTCCTGTTCGGCCCGGTTATCGCTGTTGTCAGCGGCGGCATCGGGGCGGTGGTGACGGTTGCCTTGTGGAGCCGTGTCTTCCCGGTTTTGCGCACCACCCGGACCTTTGACCCGCCTGATGAATTGATAGATGAACCGGACAATCCGGAACGCGACCGAAACCCGGACAATCAGATTACGCAGGAGCAGACCCCATGA
- a CDS encoding PilZ domain-containing protein codes for MMAGAQLTVTDLRRATRHPVDHPVIAEHRDRGDVKLHICNVSANGFMVDDANSLERGERAIIRMPVIGRIEAYVIWTRDERAGFQFERIIRLDDFLAMIEELKPNSRTNRAR; via the coding sequence ATCATGGCTGGAGCACAACTGACAGTAACGGATTTACGGCGTGCCACGCGGCATCCTGTGGATCATCCGGTTATCGCGGAACATCGCGACCGGGGCGATGTGAAGCTGCACATTTGCAATGTTTCGGCCAATGGATTCATGGTCGACGATGCCAACTCGCTCGAGCGTGGCGAACGGGCAATCATCCGCATGCCCGTCATCGGACGGATCGAAGCCTATGTCATCTGGACCCGCGACGAGCGTGCCGGTTTTCAGTTCGAGCGGATCATCCGCCTCGATGACTTCCTTGCCATGATCGAGGAACTAAAACCCAACTCACGAACCAATCGCGCACGCTGA